A single genomic interval of Cydia strobilella chromosome 3, ilCydStro3.1, whole genome shotgun sequence harbors:
- the LOC134756264 gene encoding protein rolling stone-like, giving the protein MVHFTKASCEDEHLRRFYTSSWQQSDSPLALLVLRALESTLALGILLWSLIEAAVPQWIVYLTTWGIILVFAMGASGLIVSICALKKKLPEVGKPPWYVMMYWVLFNISVTLAILVTMLYWRLLSKNASKYSIHERYFWLETSLHGFNAVIVLIELFASRTPVRLAHIYQPLLLGVVYAIFSKIYQEAGGTGAYSEPYIYKFLDWSEPRSSFMMTIGTAIITIFLYVILWAFAFARDLLSHVCCSTRHRTVEHSVPI; this is encoded by the exons ATGGTACATTTTACTAAAGCGTCTTGTGAAGATGAGCACCTGAGGAGATTTTACACATCGTCTTGGCAACAGAGTGATTCGCCGTTAGCATTGCTAGTGTTGCGGGCCTTGGAGTCTACTTTGGCCCTGGGGATATTATTGTGGTCTTTGATTGAAGCTGCGGTGCCTCAATGGATCGTCTATCTCACTACTTGGGGTATAATACTGGTTTTTGCCATGGGGGCCAGCGGCCTCATCGTATCAATATGTGCATTGAAAAAGAAGCTCCCGG AGGTAGGCAAGCCACCGTGGTATGTGATGATGTACTGGGTACTTTTTAACATATCCGTCACTTTGGCTATCCTTGTAACGATGCTCTATTGGAGGTTGCTATCCAAAAATGCTA GTAAATACAGCATTCATGAACGGTATTTCTGGTTGGAAACTTCATTGCACGGGTTTAATGCAGTGATAGTTCTGATCGAGTTATTTGCATCTCGGACTCCAGTGCGTTTAGCACACATATACCAGCCTCTCCTTCTGGGTGTCGTGTACGCTATATTTTCCAAAATATATCAGGAGGCTGGGGGCACTGGCGc ATATAGTGAGCCCTATATCTACAAGTTCCTGGACTGGAGCGAGCCGCGGAGCTCGTTCATGATGACAATTGGGACTGCAATAATAACAATCTTTTTATACGTGATTCTGTGGGCATTCGCTTTTGCCCGGGACTTGCTGAGTCATGTTTGCTGCTCTACTAGACACCGGACAGTCGAACACAGCGTACCTATTTAA